In one Conger conger chromosome 5, fConCon1.1, whole genome shotgun sequence genomic region, the following are encoded:
- the LOC133128590 gene encoding mitochondrial import inner membrane translocase subunit TIM44-like, with amino-acid sequence MAASLCQCYQLCVRRGLPLLTARSCVSAANAAQVYRICGSPSVSTQVRYASGGGGARKGFLGEFVDSLKQELNKNKEMKENIKKFREEAKRLEDSEALRQARRKYKTIESETVKTSEVLKKRLDSLSETVKEGLEEVGRTDLGKKIKEGVEEAARAAKHSAESVSQSGEKLGKTGAFRAISQGMETVKKEIDELGESGPYRAPSRLRMRTDSSSRGSGTESRVFEANDDAMGIVLHRDSKWYQQWKDFKDNNMVFNRFFEMKMKYDESDNAVIRASRAVTDRVTGLIGGLFSKTEISEVLTEIVKADPNFDKDSFLKQCERDIIPNVLEAMVRGELEVLKDWCYEATYSQLAHPIQQARAMGLKFHSKILDIDNIDLAMGKLMEQGPVLIITFQAQLVMVIRGPRGDVVEGDPEKVLRMLYVWALCRDQEELNPSAAWRLLDISASSTEQVL; translated from the exons ATGGCGGCGTCCTTATGTCAGTGTTACCAG TTGTGTGTCAGAAGGGGGTTACCTCTCCTGACGGCCCGGTCTTGTGTGTCCGCTGCGAACGCTGCTCAAGTCTACCGGATATGTGGGTCGCCGTCGGTTTCTACACAG gtgcgGTACGCGtcggggggaggaggggcgaGGAAGGGCTTCCTGGGGGAGTTTGTGGACTCGCTGAAACAGGAGCTGAACAAGAACAAGGAGATGAAGGAGAACATCAAGAAGTTTCGGGAGGAGGCGAAGCGGCTTGAGGACTCGGAGGCCCTGAGACAGGCCCGGCGGAaatac AAAACCATCGAGTCTGAAACGGTGAAGACGTCCGAGGTGTTGAAGAAGAGGCTGGACTCCCTCTCAGAGACCGTCAAGGAG GGCCTGGAGGAGGTGGGGCGCACCGACCTGGGGAAGAAGATCAAGGAGGGCGTGGAGGAGGCGGCCCGCGCAGCCAAACACTCCGCCGAGTCCGTGTCCCAGAGCGGGGAGAAGCTGGGGAAGACGGGAGCGTTCCGGGCCATATCCCAG GGCATGGAGACGGTGAAGAAGGAGATCGACGAGCTGGGGGAGAGCGGGCCATACCGCGCCCCGTCCCGTTTGCGCATGAGGACCGACTCCTCCTCCCGGGGGTCCGGGACCGAGTCCAGAGTCTTCGAGGCCAACGA CGATGCGATGGGGATCGTGCTCCACCGGGACTCCAAATGGTATCAGCAGTGGAAAGACTTCAAGGACAACAACATGGTCTTCAACC GGTTCTTCGAAATGAAGATGAAATACGACGAGAGTGACAACGCTGTAATCAGGGCTTCACGCGCCGTCACGGACAGAGTCACAGGCCTCATCG GCGGGCTGTTCTCCAAAACGGAGATATCCGAGGTGCTGACGGAGATCGTGAAGGCCGATCCGAACTTCGACAAGGACTCGTTCCTCAAGCAGTGTGAGCGTGACATCATCCCGAACGTCCTGGAG gctATGGTTCGAGGAGAGCTGGAGGTGTTGAAGGATTGGTGTTATGAAGCT ACCTACAGTCAGCTGGCTCACCCAATCCAGCAGGCCCGGGCCATGGGCCTGAAGTTCCACTCCAAGATCCTGGACATCGACAACATCGAC ctGGCGATGGGGAAGCTGATGGAGCAGGGCCCGGTCCTCATCATCACCTTCCAGGCCCAGCTGGTGATGGTGATCCGGGGGCCCAGGGGGGACGTGGTGGAGGGAGAcccg GAGAAGGTGCTGAGGATGCTGTATGTGTGGGCTCTGTGCCGGGATCAGGAGGAGCTGAACCCCAGCGCTGCCTGGAGACTCCTGGACATCTCCGCCTCCAGCACTGAACAGGTCCTCTGA
- the LOC133128443 gene encoding zinc finger protein ZFP2-like, with the protein MEECKLSHPPIRRVVDSTKLTHCNSQSEPLPDSMRCLSSSSLVGDVKVESVIESTDYTRILYEMTQEEQDRLSNMKEEVEECEERQSVKMEREDGVMDDKELGREQQKARDEQKGKGVAYLTCQTHKFEKNGVKSEYGQQDMEEVSNLVTACLRNQPRVLICRIKTGNSVPESLCPFTRKEGQGVTSRQRWQELSPMKGKCSPSQMDQVMTCKRKMIGQLEKLQKHQSASSEDGLCLEASHNPTVISPRNQNTGQTVEASSEVFACSQCPFVHTEEVNLHQHLKIVHAEELRETLVPGRSGAENPSNSRTPQCSKAPETLPTPTQSHTGPSGVHKCPQCGKNFKSKSKLTVHTRVHTGERPYHCSQCGKSYLSSSHLSRHQVIHTGERPYQCSQCGKNYKSRSGFTYHQQMHTGERPYHCSLCGKNFKSNSKLTVHTRMHTGERPYHCSQCWKSFVSSSRLTRHQRVHTGERPYNCSHCGKSFKSNSELAVHTLIHTGERPFNCSQCGKNFKLKSELTVHMIVHTGKLVFHCSQCGKSFVSSSHLSRHLRIHTEERPYHCSQCEKSFKSKSELAVHTRRHTGERPYHCSQCGKSYALSSHLTRHLQIHTGERPYHCSQCAKSFASSSHLTTHQRTHTGERPYHCSQCGKSFKSKSQLTVHTQIHTGERPYHCSQCGKNFKAKSILKVHTQIHTGERPFHCSQCGKNFRTKSELTIHQLTHTGERPYHCSQCGKSYVSSSHLTRHQQIHTGERPYQCGVKD; encoded by the exons ATGGAAGAGTGTAAGCTGTCCCACCCCCCCATTAGAAGAGTGGTGGATTCCACCAAGTTGACTCACTGCAACAGCCAATCCGAACCCTTGCCTGACTCCATGAGATGTTTAAGCTCCTCCTCTTTGGTCGGAGACGTGAAGGTTGAATCTGTGATTGAATCCACAGATTACACAAGGATTTTATATGAGATGACCCAGGAGGAACAAGACAGACTATCCAACATGaaggaggaagtggaggaatgtgaggagaggcagagtgtgaaaatggagagagaagatggtgtgatggatgacaagGAACTCGGGAGAGAGCAACAAAAAGCAAGGGATGAACAGAAGGGGAAGGGTGTAGCTTATCTAACCTGTCAGACTCACAAATTTGAGAAGAATGGAGTGAAATCAGAATACGGTCAACAGGACATGGAGGAGGTGTCCAATCTGGTCACTGCCTGCCTGCGGAATCAGCCAAGAGTGCTGATTTGCAGAATAAAAACAGGTAATTCAGTTCCTGAGTCACTATGTCCCTTCACCAGGAAAGAAGGCCAGGGAGTGACATCTCGACAGAGATGGCAGGAGCTCTCACCAATGAAGGGAAAGTGTTCACCGAGTCAGATGGACCAGGTCATGACCTGTAAGAGAAAGATGATTGGCCAGTTGGAGAAACTGCAGAAACACCAGTCGGCTTCATCAGAGGATGG GCTCTGTCTTGAAGCCTCCCATAACCCTACAGTCATCTCCCCAAGGAACCAGAACACAG gaCAAACTGTTGAGGCATCGTCTGAGGTCTTTGCCTGCTCTCAGTGCCCATTTGTtcacacagaggaagtgaatCTTCACCAGCACTTGAAAATTGTCCACGCTGAGGAGCTCAGAGAGACTCTGGTGCCTGGAAGAAGTGGAGCTGAGAACCCATCCAACAGCAGAACACCTCAGTGCTCCAAAGCCCCTGAGACACTCCCCACCccaacacagtcccacacaggcCCTTCAGGGGTCCACAAATGcccccagtgtgggaagaacttcaaatcaaaatcaaaattgaCAGTCCACACACGAGTGCATACGGGGGAACGCCcctaccactgctcccagtgtgggaagagctatCTCTCATCGTCGCACCTGAGCAGACACCAAGTAATCCATACAGGGGAACGGCCATAccagtgctcccagtgtggaaagAACTACAAATCAAGATCTGGATTCACATATCACCAGCAAATGCACACAGGAGAAcgcccataccactgctccctgTGTGGAAAGAACttcaaatcaaattcaaaattgaCAGTCCACACACGAATGCATACGGGGGAacggccataccactgctcccagtgttgGAAGAGCTTTGTCTCATCATCACGCCTGACCAGACACCAGCGAGTCCATACAGGGGAACGGCCATACAACTGCTCCCACTGTGGAAAGAGCTTCAAATCAAACTCAGAATTGGCAGTCCACACACTAATCCATACAGGGGAACGACCATTtaactgctcccagtgtgggaagaactTCAAATTAAAATCAGAATTGACAGTCCACATGATAGTCCATACAGGGAAATTGGTattccactgctcccagtgtgggaagagctttgtCTCTTCATCACACCTGAGCAGACACCTGCGAATCCATACAGAGGAacggccataccactgctcccagtgtgaaaAGAGCTTCAAATCAAAATCGGAATTGGCAGTCCACACACGAAGGCATACCGGGGAAcgcccataccactgctcccagtgtgggaagagctatGCCTTGTCATCGCATCTCACCAGACACCTGCAAATCCATACCGGGGAGcggccataccactgctcccagtgtgcgAAGAGCTTTGCCTCGTCATcacacctgaccacacaccAGCGAACCCATACAGGGGAGcggccataccactgctcccagtgtgggaagagcttcaaATCAAAATCTCAATTGACAGTCCACACACAAATCCATACAGGGGAACGCCcctaccactgctcccagtgtgggaagaactTCAAAGCAAAATCAATATTGAAAGTCCACACACAAATCCATACAGGGGAACGACCattccactgctcccagtgtggcaAGAACTTCAGAACAAAATCTGAATTAACAATCCACCAGCTAACTCACACAGGGGAAcgcccataccactgctcccagtgtgggaagagctatGTCTCGTCATCACACCTGACCCGGCACCAGCAAATCCATACAGGGGAACGTCCATACCAGTGTGGGGTGAAAGACTAA